From the genome of Marasmius oreades isolate 03SP1 chromosome 1, whole genome shotgun sequence:
GGCGCTTGAGACTCGGTGGTCGAAAACCGTTAGGTGACTAAGCAACCAAAATGTCGCACGTCACGCGCCACGGTCGAAAATTGACGGCCATACTCTTAAAAGCGCTATGTCAATTATTCGGATTCCCAAGACAGCAATCGCACCGCCCTACCATAGTCCGgtggttcaaacgttcaaatcTAACGCGGGGAGATAGTTGAGCTTGTCAAATTGACTGACAAAATTGGTGACCGAAGTCCACCTTGTCTCGCGTCTGTGAACCAACACCTCATGGCAATCTTATTACTCGATGACACTTCGCGAGCCCTTGTTGTCAAATCCTCCACGGTTTTCGAGATGCAGAGGCATGATTAATACAGTTCCTCGGTTTCCAGCGCGCCATCCCGCCCCGGTCGCCAATCCTCTTATCTTAGGACTACCATCCCCCGCCGTCCTATCGTCGCTGttgctgagcgctgagcctAACTTATCAAGAAATCGATGGAGTCTACCCACGCGATGTTCCAGAATGGTCACAGATATATTTAACGGAATGAGTAACGAGATGGAAGAGGCCACTTTTAATTCAGGCGACTCGAGAATCTTCCAAATACTGATTTCAGAATCGGCGCACCTCATCTGAATCCCTTAACCCTTATTTTCTGCTCTGGATGATCACGGTTATGTAGGCTCCCAGCCTCAGTTTCGTTATGTTTTTGTTTGGTCGAATGGCGGACGATGTTGAATAAATTTAGTGTTTCAGAATGACCTCATTTACTGTCGTATCCCGATTCTCTTGCTCATTGGACGTCCCGTTCTTCCTAAATATCTAGTTGTGTACATATAGGTAGTATTAAATCAAGCTGTGCAAGCATATGGTACATACAATGACCAAAAATAAGGACAGTGACCTACTTAGCTAGATGGCCCAGACAAACGATTACTAAGATACCATCAAGCAGCAGCCGCTTGAACTGGAGTGAGTTCAGGGAGCTTTGTAGACCTCGGAAAAGAACCAGCTTTCTTGCTCGGGAAACCTATCCTGAAATTTTGGGCCGGCACGAAACCCATGTCCTCATAGCTAACCGCCCGGGACATGCCCTTTCTCTCCTGACTCGCGCCATCGTGCCGATGTTGCTGTATCCAAATCCGATGGAGCAAAGCTGTACAGCTCTTTCTGAGAAGCGATCCAACAATAGGACGGTCACTCAACAAAGCCCAACACCTCTTCGGTAAGGTGGTGAGCGGGTAATGTACCTTTGATTTTCCAGTACACCACGTGGGATAGATATCATGTACTACAACAGTCGCAACAGCAGGGTTCTGCGAGCCGATGTAGTTGTGAAGATGAAGGGAGAATTCGCCGCCTTTCACCACGCCATGCTGAGAGCCTATTTCGATTTTGAAGCCCTTTTCAATTTGATACTGTACTGGAATGAATCGACCATCTTGAACGAAAGGAATGCCACCGAATAACATCAGGCTTGCGCGTTTACCAGAGCACTGAGGGTGCTGGCCCTCCCCAATAACGTGACTAATTCGTGCGATCAGAGACTGCAAAGGGGTGTTATGAAGGTGCATCGAGCGCACAGTCTGGAGGAAAATTGTGGTGAATTTACCCCCGTCTTTGCCTTCGATGGCACTTCCGCCAGCCCCAGAGGCATTGATGACAGTATGAGTGGTGCATCGGGGATTATGAAAGGCGAGGTTGGGACTACCCTCCACAACCGCAAACGAGCCAACGGCCAGGTCGCTCGACGTCGCTTTGTGTGTTGATGTCCAGCGAGTGGACTGACGGTCGCAGGAGGTGGATTTAGGGCAAGAAAAACATGAATCAATGATGAGGGTGATGTTGTCTCCCTTAACTGAAGACAGCGTTTGGAGAAAGGAATGCATATCCCGTGCAGAAATGCCAGCTACTCTTCCTTCTGAATGTTTTGTATCGTGGTCATAAGTGCAGAGTATCTCGACGCTGGTTCTCCCGAGCTTGGACGTTGTCCAGTCAGAGGGTGCCTTCATCGAGCTGCCATGACATGCAAAATAGATCAGAACAGCGTCACCAGGCTCAACGGCGTCATTATTCAAGAGGTGATTTGAAAGCTCAGCCTCGATCTTCTGCTTGGTAGCGTGTTCGTCAAGCAGCATAGATATGTGCTCCCGGGGAACGGCAAGGTCGTCTCTGAGCCAACGGCGCACTCGTTTTGCATCGTCGACGCAGGACTGTAAATCCCACGTATCGCCGGACTTGTATTGGTCGATACCGACAATGACAGCGAAAAGACGAGTAGACATCTGCCAGACAGTGTCGGAAGATACGCTGTAGCACTGATGGAGAAAGACTCGGAATCCGGGAAGGGCTTTCAGAATTGGGAGGTTGGCTCGAACTTTGCTTTTAACCCAATCACAAGGGCTGCAAAGGCGTCTATGATTTGATGAGTCATGCGCAACTTAAAAACGCGAAGACAGCGAGGCATTGAGTTGTAACCGTAAGTAAGGATCCCAGATTTTGGATGATGACTTGAAGACTGTGCCAGCAATGATCGAAACACTGCTAAGAATTGACGTTCAAACGTTCGTTTCCGCGATTTAGGTTCTGAAATTATGAATGCGCGTGCTGTGTCCATTTAGTGCCCTTTACGTGACTGATAAACCAGGAGCTTTGGAAGAAGAGGCTTAGGCAAGAGTCAACCGGTCTGGCTCGGAGTATGTATACGGATGGTACTGTAGAGACTGTGCAAAGCAAGACCAAACAACCACTTCGCAATGAGTCTTGTATGTCAGCAATGTAAAGAACCTCTACAGGTATGTTCTTCATTTGTTTCTACGAAATACTCTCTTTGGAGACTGATAATTGTATTCAGCTAGATGCATCGATTGTAGACTTGGCCCCATCGGCATTCGATACTATCGTTGCCTCTTTACCACCACCTGCTTCAACATATGGTCGCCGTGCGTCTGAAGCAGAGAAATTAGACCAACTTCCTGCACCTTCTTCGGTTAAAAATGTATTGAAGAAGTCGTCAGCTACTTCTAGAACTTCGTTGTCTCCCAGAGCACAAGCGAAACAACCACAGCAACACCTTCCTCTACCCAATGAGTCGTTTGTTCTTCTCCAGGACAGCATAATCCGAAACATCCCCACAACACCACCCAACGTGCGTCAGGAAAAAGGATCGATCAAGGCAAAAACCTCTCCAAAGAACGAGTCGGACCCTATTCAGCACACTCTAACACACCCCCCGCCTCTTTCCCATCACCTTCGTTCGACTGCACGTCTCTTCAACTTAATATCTAACCGTACCGACATCGATCACCCTCTTTGTGCGGAATGCACGCAGATACTTCTCACCTCTCTACAACGTCAGCTGGATGAGACAAAGAAGGAGCGGGATGGCTATCttgcttttgagaaagaggtgAAGAAGGAGCGGGAACGAGACTCTCAAGGAATTTCCAGAGAAGAAGCCACAAAGAAAATTGAAAAATTGAAATTGGAAGAACTCGCGGCTGTTGAACAACTAGTAGAGGCCGAAAGGGAGCGGCAAGCGTTAGACGAGGAACTTCGGGTTTTGGAacaagaagagaagatgCTCGAATTAGAAGAGGCCGAGTCCGCGATCTCCCCTATTCCCGCTTTCGATTATTCTGATATCCATCGACTATCTAGTTTCTGGCGCAATCATAATGACAATCTGCTGGCCACCGACCATCAATTAGCGCAGCTTGCAACTATTCGGACAGCCTACACCGCCGATTCGGCAACTTTGGATAAACTCGAGCGTACTAACGTCTACAACGACGCGTTCTGCATTGGACATGACGGGGTTTTTGGTACAATCAATGGTCTACGGCTGGGTAGAGTTCCAGGTGTTCCCGTTCGCACTGACATTCTCTCCCGCGACCCATCGTATCTGACCTCGTGTTTAGGTCGAGTGGGCCGAAATCAATGCAGCCTGGGGccaaactcttcttctgctccATACAATCGCGCGGAAATTGGATTACAAGTTCGAGAAGTAGAAACCCTTTTTTAAATTCTTACCGTTCTGTCTAACTTGACAGCAGCTATCGCTTGGTTCCCGTGGGGTCTTTCTCGCGCATTGAAAAAACAACCGGTGACAAGGCCAGTTATGAATTGTATGGGTCTGGTCATTTGGGAAGACTGCTACACAACCGTCGTTTTGATCTGGCAATGGTCGCCTTCATCGATTGCTTAAAAAGCCTCATAGACTACATCAAATCTCAAGATCCCAACGTAGATTTTCCACACCAGTGAGTCCAGTGTTGACTGTTTATTTTTGCAAACTAACCGCGATCGTAGAATATCAAGAGAGAAGATAGGTGATGTATCTATTAAACTTCAATTTAACCAAGAAGAGGCATGGACAAAGTCGCTGCGGCATGTCCTACTTGCATTGAAGATATGTTTAAAGTGGGCCACTAACGGGGTGAATGGGTAAATACCGCTACTCCAGACGTCCGTTCTCCATTGCGGACTGTGCGTTGATAGATGATCTTGCCCGTCACGATTCCGTTATTACTGCTGTTATGTTACACCGGTCCGGATATTACCATCGCCTGAAGTCTCGGGCGTCCGCGTCTTGCATGACAAACCGGCCTAAGAAGAATTGCGCAATGATTTATAAAGCACTTTCATGGCATTTCTAATCATTTTATAAATGGCGTTCAATTCACGCCGACTCGCATATAAACAACCAACTTGCATCTAGACTACATCAATGGGCCTCCTATATCTCGGAACTCCTCTCACTTGGGAGGACGCTAAACAGTACGCAGACCACGTTCGACATCATGGTATCACTCAATTTCTGAACATTTGGGATCGCTTGAAGGACAAGACAGGAGATGAACTGCTCTGGGGCGATGAGGTATGTTTCGACCCTGTCTTATATCGCGCAATGATAATCAACCGTTATCCTCAGATCGAGTACATGGTGATCTCCTTCGATGACGAAAAAAAGAACGCAAAGCTATCTTTACGGCAAACCGAGATTCTGGCGAAACTTAGCGCAATTGTCAGTGACATTTGCAGCGAGTGCGATTCTTCGTGAGCATGACCATCAATGCATCTACTTCGGAAGTTCCCTAAGTGCAAAACAGGATCGCCGTACCCACTTTCCATCCCGAATATGGCCGTTACATGCTCGAATCAACGCCTGGCTCTCCTTACACTGGAAGCATCTCAGATTTGCTTATCGTTGAGCAAAACATGCGATACAGGTGCGAGTGTCCTTTTCTTTAGCAGCGTTAGGCTAAGTATACCTTTCCTCGATGTTCGATCAGGCGGAGTCTGGCTCGACGACACCTTCAACCCAATGAGGTACCTTTGACCTTCACATCTTTCCCGCGCCTCGGTAGCCCCGGACAATTCACAGAACCTTATCATGACCCGTGTGATGCCGTTTCAAGCCATAGTCTCTTCCTTCCAGAAGAGATAACCAATCCTCATGCTCGTTTCCCGTTGGTATCCCTTTTCTTCTCTCAGCGTCCCATCGATTGTGTTAAAAGATCCCAAATGCCAACAGGACACTGACCGCAAATATCAGACGCAGGCGTGGGTCGAAAGTAGCCATCAATCTCCCGATATACTTCGACGAGAAAACCCCTCGGCCATTTGTGGACCCAACAATTCCTTGGGATCGCACTATCTATCCAGAAGATCCAGGTAGGAAGAGTGTGCTCTTTGTTCCGCCGGAAAGCTCAACCACTGCTCGCTTAGAGGCCAAAAATGGGGCGGCTCTCTCAGATCACATATATCTAGACGCAATGGGTTTTGGGATGGGGTGCTGTTGCCTACAGCTGACATTTCAAGCGTGTAATGTCGCCGAGGCGCGGCGTTTATACGATGCCTTAATACCTGTCGGTCCGATATTGGTACAGTCGACCACTCCTTATCAACAGAGCTGCCTCTGATGGCTATATATAGCTAGCCCTGACTGCTGCCAGTCCAATTTGGAGGGGATACCTCGCGGATGTCGATTGTCGTTGGAATGTGATCGCCGGCAGCGTTGACGATCGTACGGAAGAGGAACGAGGATTGAAGGTGAGCGATTCGTTTCATCGCGTTTGACGCGTGTGCTGACTGTACGGATTGCTGGTCTCAAGCCTCTCGTTAATGACCGATATAAGATTCCAAAATCGAGATACGACAGTGTAGATCTTTACATTTCTCAGAGCTGGATGAACAGGCCGGAGTATAATGACAACCACTTACCCATCGATGAGGGCATCTATGATCGCTTAAAAGCTCATGGTACGCCTTGCAATTCAATTTAGTTTAGCCACACCGTATAACTTGATGCATCTTCAAGGCATTGATGATCTCCTTTCGAAGCACGTTGCGCATCTTTTCATTAGAGACCCTCTTGTTGTATTTTCCGAAACCATAGATCAAGATGACGAAACTAGCAACGACCACTTCGAGGTACCTTTTGTTTCTTGGCCATGCAACGTCCCGTTACTAATACGATGACTTTAATAGAACATCCAATCGACTAATTGGCAGACCTTACGTTTCAAACCTCCCCCACCAAACTCTTCAATCGGTTGGAGGGTTGAATTCAGGAGCATGGAGGTGCAGATTACAGATTATGAGAACGCCGCCTTCGCTGTCTTTGTGGTGCTCCTTTCTCGAGCAATCCTATGCTTCAATATCAATTTCTACATTCCTATATCGAAGGTGCGTCGGTCTGGTATGGACCACATTGCTTTATTCATCAATCCATGTTACAGGTCGATGAGAACATGGAGAGGGCGCAGGAGCGGGCGGCTGTCAAGTCCCGGCGGTTCTTTTTCCGGAAAGACGTATTCACTGATGGCACACCGTTTTCGTCCCGGTCCTCGTCTCCCAtgaataaggaaaagaaactcTTGAATCATTTTCCCACTCCGCCTCCGCCAGAGAATGGTTCCCATCGGAAGTCAGTAGAGGAGGAGTACGAAGAGATGACCATGAACGAGATAATGAACGGCAAGGTCGGGACTAAGCCTGTGTTTTTCTTTGCCAGTTGCGTAATGCACGTTTACCTCTAGGGAGAAGATTTTCCGGGTCTCGTGGGATTGGCGGCGGCCTATCTAGATACCCTAGATATTGATCCTGACGAGCTGGTCAAACTACAAGGTTATCTTGACCTTGTCCGTCGTCGTGCCAATGGCAAGTGACAAACAACGATATCTCAATCATGTACTAAGGCTTCCAACAGGATCGCTTCTTACAGCCGCTACGTGGATGCGGAACTTTGTCCGGTCACATCCTAAATATGCTAAGGACTCGGTGGTCAGCCAGGAGGTAAACTATGACTTGATGGTCGCTGTGGACGAAATGTAAGTAACGTCTTTCTGCGCTCTAATCTCAAATTTCTGATACTTCGCAGCGAAAGAGGTGTTCGAAAAGCTCCCGAATTTTTACCAGAGGACTATAGTGGCGGCAATAGAGATGCAGGCTCTATCAGGGTGTAAGAATAGGAAAACTACCCGTCCTTTGACTCGGGTGATTAAGTTATTGGTCTCGAAGGTCCTTAGGTTTTAATTCGCTTTGTAAAAATTACAGCTATAGATACTATACACATACGACATAGAGGAACGATATTGTGCAGCAGCATGGACCTCAGGCTGAAGACAGGcttatctatctatctctgTAACAACAACAATCGGGCATACGGAGTCCCGAAAATAATAAATGTTCATGATGAGTTCTAATCTGTTCCCAAGTCGATGAGGCTGGCATCGCAGAGACAATCGAAGACTCAAGAGAAAACCACAAGATTAAGCCTGAGCGCTCAAGTTTGAAAAGCCAGGAACTCATTTGAGCGTGTTTAACTCTCGTGTATGGTTAGGACTCATGACTCGGAGAGACTCAAGGCACTTCACTGAACCGTTGACAGGCATCTCGAACTACGTGCGTGTCGTCAGAACACGAAGAGACTTGAAGTACCTTTCGGAGCTGGCGACTACaactgactttctctacATCTAAGTTCTAACCAAGCATCTAGGATATTTTCCGACTGTAAGCACTATATGCCTCGTCTACTTATTTTATTGACTAGGTCCATATGTTTGACGCCAGCACAGAACGAGCCGGGAGAATGAAACGAGGGCACCTCAGAGCTTAGAGTTGGGGATGCTGGAAAGCTTTGGGCCTACTAAATGGACACGGCTTTTCCTATTTCTGGGACAAGCGCCTATGTAGTGGGCGCCAGTCACGACGTGACCTTGGCATTCACCGAGTACACCCGCAAATACACGAACTCAAATCTTCCGAGTTCCTTCAAAGTACCTATGGCCTCTCTACGATTAATAACCTCTGCTGCACGGCGAGCACCTTCGACCTTTACCTCGGCGAGACGCGGATATGCAGAAGCTACTGATAAAATCAAGCTCTCTATGGCTTTGCCTCACCAGGTTTGTCTCGTGAAAAAGTAGACCCGCGCAAAACTGACTAGGTTTAGTCCATCTTTTCTTCCACAGACGTAGTTCAGGTTAACATTTGTGCTGCTACTGGTGACATGGGTATCTTGGCCAACCACGTCCCTTCTATTGAGCCGTTACGTCCGGGGGTTGTCGAAGTAGTAGAGTCCAGCGGGTCCAAGAAGTGGTTCAGTGCGTGTCGTCATACCGTTTCTTTGGGTTGCTTTTAACATTGTTCACAAGTCTCTGGTGGATTTGCGACTGTACATCCAAACAACAAGCTCACTATCAATGCTGTAGAGGCAGCGCCTCTGGACGCTTTCTCACCCGAGGCATGTTCCCTTTTTAACTGTTGGTCATGTTATTCATCGAATACACCAGGCTGTCCGCACAAATTTGCAAGAAGCGTCGCGAGTGGCAAATGGCAACGGAAGTGAAGAAGACAAGATGGAAGCACGTATAGAAGCAGATGTGTATGAGTCGCTACAGCATGCGCTCGGCTCAAAATAATAGCGGGTGCACATAGCCTGTTGCGTTTCTAGTTTGAGTGGGAATATACACACTTTTGAGAGTTGCAATACTCTTCCTCAATGAAAGCTCTTTGCATGAAGTTGAGATCTTGAGACTTATCCCCCCATGTATATTATATGTCTCTGGCTTTGTTCACTTCCTCTGTATATCTGTTTTCTGTGGTTGGTTTCaatgttcaacgttcaaccttGACATGCAGAGGGCATGACGATAACGGGATGACGAACTGGAGTCAGAACTCCACTCCTTTTACATCCTCCATTCCATGAAGACCGTTCGCGAGCGTTCAAAAGTACGAACGAAAAGGAGGAGCTCTTCAAATGGCAAAATCCTTTCAACACACCGCACCCTGTTAACATTTCCGCACCGATTTCTGGGCACAAAGTGGATTCGTGGTAGGGGTTCAGGCCGCAATGTCAATCTGATTACAGCCCAACGCAATCCGGCCATGACATTGCCAATGCCAGAATACGCGTCAAATAACTCCAGCAGTAGAGTCGTAAAGCTAGAAAATGATGTTTTGTCAGTCGACACAGGATCAAATGGTTTGATGTCGAAGCCATTGACCGCGGAACCAAAGCCTAGATTGCGCAAACATCCTCCAATCTGGTCTGTGGTGAGTTTCGACTGATGTTCCAGGAATAATCACAACGCTGATTTATCCCGCAGTCACGACAGGAAGTGTGCGAGACATTCGACTGGTTTCGTTCTTATCAAGGAGGTGTTTATTTCAGCAAAGACGTTGTTAAAGGCTATCTCCTGGGCGGATTCTCTTCCAGGTGAGTGTTGGAAGGGGTATCATTGAATCTGCGGCTTAGCTTCCCCTCAAGGCGCGATGGCTTTTTCCTTGAGGGAAGATTAATCATCTCACACGGGTTAAGTATTTCCTGATTATTGCCAATACCTTGCTCACACTATTACTGGCCTGTAGTGGTGGCAAGTCGGAATCTCTGTCGTCTGTAAAAGGTCATATGAAACTACAAGGAGCGGGTAATCAAACGGCCGGGGACAAGTCTGTTCGAGCCCTTCTAAATAACTATGAACGGGGCCTTCCTCTTGTTCTCCTAGTCGACCACAAATATACCCACTTTCCGTATGACCTACGTGGCAGTAATATCTCGTATGCCGTATTGGGTCTGTACTTTATAGCTCATGCTTGGGGTGAGTTGCAAAGCAACATTTTCCATCTTCGAAACTCATGAATATACAGCGGAACGCGAAATAGTAGGAGGGAAGAACGTGATTAGATACAAGTTCGCCTTCCATTGGATTGATAATGTAGGTTTTCCCCGCCATTTGGTCTGAACATGGCTCATCTTGACTAGGCTGACCCTtggtggtgggagaaggatAACTCGATGGATGTAGCTATGGCTACAGGATCGTCCGACGAACTCGTTTATCCCAGTGAGGATGGCGGTCTACCCAGAAGGACTCCAGGTTTCCCGTCTTAATCTTATGCGAGGTGTGGAAGCTTGCCTAACCGTGTGCTTTCAGAGAAAGACAGAGTAGAGCCGCTGTCAAAGCGAAGGTACGAAGGTCTTAGTCACGATAATGGTGTTAACTGTACATGTATCCGCAGGCCGTCTCGGGACACGAGTTTATATTCTTCTTGCCGACAATGTGGCATTGACAGTCCACAAGTTTTCGCGATCGGCTGGACCTGTCTCAACGCAACATGTGTAGCATTTTGGACTCATGCAGGCACTTCGCCACCTGAGGAATGCGTATACAACACCCAgtttctacaattacttccTTTCCCGAATAATCTCAGAGAAGAGTTGAAGGATATACGACCTTCCGAGCCAATGACGGCGCCTCGAGATGGTATTACGACGATAAAGTCATTTACGCGAGGATTCCATTGCCAGAATTGCGGAAGACTCTCCTGTCGGTACGTTGAGGTGTCCATGTTTCCGGGAAATCCATCAAAAACTACCTCGCAGCTTCAAGTGGCAACAATGGGAGTGTTCAAATTGCGGTGTGAGTGTGCTATGTTTGGCCGTATCTGCCTCTCGATTGACACCATACAAAGCAAACTCTTCAGGTTCAAGGGAAAATGAGGCCCGCAAATGAATTGAGGAACATACACAGTGGCATAGCGCTCAAAGAGTATGTTAACCCCTTCTCCGGTAAGTCAGTCAATGCCTTCAAGCTTGGATTGTCTTCCATGAACGGACCCAGGCATCAGACGCCTCCCGCGCAGGACCTTTAGCGACAAGAACATCTCCGGCGAAATTGATACATTTGAGCTACCTGATGGAAGGTAATGTCAACCAAACCAGAATTTGAGACGAGTGCCTTTCATCGCCTTTTAGTGGTAACATATACCATGTAAAGACACCTGCTATGCGACTAGCACCGTTGGATGAGATATTCCTCGAGTAAGGATTCCTCGCACGTGTACTCCTCTTCCCGTACCTGATAACTCAACCAGATATCAAAAACAAGCTGACAGAGGCGAACTTTTATTCCGCCGATGGCCACTACGAAGTGTGCGTTAATTTGATTGTTCTTGCAACACTAAAATCCTATTTGATTGTGTAGCATAAGTGTCAGTCTATTcaatcaagacctcagcaCCGAGACGCTAATCTCCAGCCTTTTTCTCAGTGCAAGGAGAATTGCTTACTCACTACTTTTCGCACAATTGTGAGTATTGCCGTCACTTAACGCATTCTCGACATCTACAATAAGTCATAATCATCTAGGCGGAGAACCATACCACGTAAGGTTTTCGACAGCTTTATGGTCTGACATGATCTTTCATATATCACTACAGTATGTGGGAGGAGCTGCGAACACCGTTCCCTGGGACCAAGCTCCTGGTGCTGTCGTAAAAGCCCGAGATTTCATAGGTACACGCACATCTCAGGCCATAGGAAGTCGTGTAGAGTTCAACGAGGTTTTGAGGTATAACATACTGGTGGTCCTCAACACTTAGTTACTGATTCACGTTCCCGTCTGTCCAGTGCCGCGTACATGGAGGACCAGAAGATGTCGGTAAGGGTATAGCACGAAAGATGGGTCGCTCCTGACGAACACGTCCTACAGTTCCATACCGATGACGAACCAGGGTTGGGACCAACTGTTGCTGGTCTATCTTTAGGATCCCCCGCGCTGATGCATTTCAGACGCCGTGGACGGGGACCCTCCGGTAAACATGAGTCTGTCCTTACTGTCGTTCTTCGTCATGTAAGCGTCTTTTTATTCCGAATGTCGGCGTTATTGTAATCCATGTCTACCTCAGGGCGATGTCTTGGTCATGCATGGGAACGGTGTGCAAAAAAATTACGAGTACGGCTTCCATTTTCGGATACCTTCGCCTTGTCCTCATTCCTTGATCGTAGGCACACAGTGGTACCGGTTGACTTTCGAATTGCAGCTACTGCAAGATACATAGATCCTAAGCGGAAGTTGAAATAGGGTCGATAGAATTAAAATGTTTAGGATACTGTTTTGCATTCCGCGGATATTCCTTTCCTCAACTGATGCTATCCCCGATCTGAAGGAGACGCTCGGTAACGTGGTATTCCCCCGTAGTCCGGAGGTATATGGTTGGAATTAATTCCCTTCGGCTATGTACTGTTCGTCAACGACCACCAGGGGAACAGTCAGATCTACTTACAATGCCGCTCCTCTGCTTCGCATGGAAAGCAAATAATTCCGCAATCTGATTTTCCATATTCTGTTTTTCTCGATATAAACGACTGACTTCCTGTGTCATCCCGTGAACCTCGCGCTTGAGTTCTTTCTTGAATTCCTCGACGTGCACTGCACATATTGATGAGAGAGGGTCAGTAAATGTCCAGACACGCACTATGAACGTTGATCGCAGTGGCTTCTTTCATGGCTTCTACGAAACGCAACCGCTCCCCACGAATTTCTTGTGATAGCTCTGGTTCCCAAGGTCAGCTGCAATAGGGGGAGAACCAGGACAACGACAGCCACCTTCGGTGAGCGTCTTGAGGAGTACTTCATGTTCTTGCCGGTGTTTGTCCATCAATTGGGCTAGAGTTTGAGGAGCTAAAGATATATGGAATAGTCAATTTGAGTCTTGATTCGAGACTTCTGCCATAATGACTCACAAACAATATGGCCTACACTTGAGTTGAGATGGATCGCAATACTATTCACCGTTTCCTGTAACGTAGCAGCGTGCTGTTCACGCACACGCGTGTCTTGAACAAGCTGGTGAACCGATGCAATCAAGTTTTTGCCTTGATCACTTCCATCTGCGTACAATCCAAGCCCATCACACAAACGTTTGAGGGACGCCGACATTCCGTGAATGTGTGAAGTCCCATTGTTTACGAAAGCTTCAAGCCACTAATCAAACGTTGAAGTCACTGCAAAAGAAGCACGTTCACGAACCAAACGTTACTCACTATATTCAGCTCGTTTAGATATCGGACGCTATCGGCTTGTTGTTGTGTTTGCGCCATGCGGTGGGTTTCTTCCTCCTTTAAAATTTTGAGTATTTCCGCAACCTTCGACGATCCATGCTTATTACATAAAATATGATTCCTAAGACAGCACTCACTTCGGGTTGCATCAGCGGTGCGCTCGATGAAGGGCTTTCTACCCTCTGCGAAACAGCGGCACTTAGT
Proteins encoded in this window:
- a CDS encoding uncharacterized protein (MEROPS:MER0039490), which gives rise to MSTRLFAVIVGIDQYKSGDTWDLQSCVDDAKRVRRWLRDDLAVPREHISMLLDEHATKQKIEAELSNHLLNNDAVEPGDAVLIYFACHGSSMKAPSDWTTSKLGRTSVEILCTYDHDTKHSEGRVAGISARDMHSFLQTLSSVKGDNITLIIDSCFSCPKSTSCDRQSTRWTSTHKATSSDLAVGSFAVVEGSPNLAFHNPRCTTHTVINASGAGGSAIEGKDGGKFTTIFLQTVRSMHLHNTPLQSLIARISHVIGEGQHPQCSGKRASLMLFGGIPFVQDGRFIPVQYQIEKGFKIEIGSQHGVVKGGEFSLHLHNYIGSQNPAVATVVVHDIYPTWCTGKSKVHYPLTTLPKRCWALLSDRPIVGSLLRKSCTALLHRIWIQQHRHDGASQERKGMSRAVSYEDMGFVPAQNFRIGFPSKKAGSFPRSTKLPELTPVQAAAA
- a CDS encoding uncharacterized protein (BUSCO:EOG09262FJB); protein product: MSLVCQQCKEPLQLDASIVDLAPSAFDTIVASLPPPASTYGRRASEAEKLDQLPAPSSVKNVLKKSSATSRTSLSPRAQAKQPQQHLPLPNESFVLLQDSIIRNIPTTPPNVRQEKGSIKAKTSPKNESDPIQHTLTHPPPLSHHLRSTARLFNLISNRTDIDHPLCAECTQILLTSLQRQLDETKKERDGYLAFEKEVKKERERDSQGISREEATKKIEKLKLEELAAVEQLVEAERERQALDEELRVLEQEEKMLELEEAESAISPIPAFDYSDIHRLSSFWRNHNDNLLATDHQLAQLATIRTAYTADSATLDKLERTNVYNDAFCIGHDGVFGTINGLRLGRVPGVPVEWAEINAAWGQTLLLLHTIARKLDYKFEK
- a CDS encoding uncharacterized protein (BUSCO:EOG09261DGU) encodes the protein MGLLYLGTPLTWEDAKQYADHVRHHGITQFLNIWDRLKDKTGDELLWGDEIEYMVISFDDEKKNAKLSLRQTEILAKLSAIVSDICSECDSSIAVPTFHPEYGRYMLESTPGSPYTGSISDLLIVEQNMRYRRSLARRHLQPNEVPLTFTSFPRLGSPGQFTEPYHDPCDAVSSHSLFLPEEITNPHARFPTLTANIRRRRGSKVAINLPIYFDEKTPRPFVDPTIPWDRTIYPEDPEAKNGAALSDHIYLDAMGFGMGCCCLQLTFQACNVAEARRLYDALIPVGPILLALTAASPIWRGYLADVDCRWNVIAGSVDDRTEEERGLKPLVNDRYKIPKSRYDSVDLYISQSWMNRPEYNDNHLPIDEGIYDRLKAHGIDDLLSKHVAHLFIRDPLVVFSETIDQDDETSNDHFENIQSTNWQTLRFKPPPPNSSIGWRVEFRSMEVQITDYENAAFAVFVVLLSRAILCFNINFYIPISKVDENMERAQERAAVKSRRFFFRKDVFTDGTPFSSRSSSPMNKEKKLLNHFPTPPPPENGSHRKSVEEEYEEMTMNEIMNGKGEDFPGLVGLAAAYLDTLDIDPDELVKLQGYLDLVRRRANGSLLTAATWMRNFVRSHPKYAKDSVVSQEVNYDLMVAVDEIERGVRKAPEFLPEDYSGGNRDAGSIRV
- a CDS encoding uncharacterized protein (BUSCO:EOG092657H8), whose protein sequence is MASLRLITSAARRAPSTFTSARRGYAEATDKIKLSMALPHQSIFSSTDVVQVNICAATGDMGILANHVPSIEPLRPGVVEVVESSGSKKWFISGGFATVHPNNKLTINAVEAAPLDAFSPEAVRTNLQEASRVANGNGSEEDKMEARIEADVYESLQHALGSK